The genomic window AAACCGCCGATGCCGGTGATAAGCGCTTTACTTTTTCTTTTCACGGAGCCTTTCCAGATCGGCATCAACCATCATCTGTACCAGTCCCCTGAAATCAACCGTCGGTTCCCATTTAAGTTCCTTTTTGGCGAGAGAGGCATCCCCCATCAGATGGTCAACTTCGGCCGGGCGGACCAGTTTCGGGTCGGTCTTGACATAATCGTGCCAGTCGAGATTGACATGAGCGAAGGCGGTTTCGACAAACTGCTTGACCGAATGACTCTTGCCGGTGGCGATAACATAAGTGCCCGGTTTTTCCTGCTGAAGCATCAGCCACATCGCCATAACATAATCGCCGGCAAAGCCCCAGTCGCGCTCGGCATCAAGATTTCCAAGGTACAGCTTGTCGGTCAGCCCCAGTTTGATACGGGCGACGCCATCGGTGATTTTCCGGGTTACAAATTCGAGTCCGCGGCGGGGAGATTCATGGTTGAAAAGGATACCGGAGCTGGCATGGATATTATAACTTTCACGATAATTGATAGTGATAAAATGGCCGTAAACCTTGGCGACACCGTACGGAGAGCGGGGATAAAAAGGGGTCTCTTCGGTCTGCGGCACCTGACGGACTTTGCCGAACATTTCCGATGATGACGCCTGGTAGAATCTGATTTTCCGGTCGAGGAAGCGGATTGCCTCCAGTATCTTGGTGACCCCGAGGGCGTCAAACTCTCCGGTCAATACCGGCTGATTCCAGGAGGTCGGGACAAACGACTGCGCCGCCAGGTTGTAAATCTCATCCGGTTTAATCTCTTCGATAATATTTATTATAGAGAGCTGGTCGAGCAGGTCAGCCTGCATCAGTTTTATCTTATGACGGATATGCTCGATTCGTCCGAAAGTCTCGGTGGAGGCGCGACGAACCATGCCATAGACGTCATATCCTTTCTCCAGAAGAAGTTCGGCCAGATAAGAGCCATCCTGTCCGGTAATGCCGGTTATGAGGGCGCGCATGTTAATCTCCTGTAATCAGTTTACCGTGTATCGCACTTATACAAATCAGGGAGCGAATGGTACAACTTTCATAAATGTAAGGGGGAATATATATTTTTGCCTTTTGAGAAGCAAACGGGAAAAAACGGTCGCTCCGCTTCTAAGTTTCATACTAAAATGACAGGCTTGACGAAACCGTCTCCTTTCAGAAACCGGCTGAAATTGTATCATGACCGCGTAGCCTTCGGGGTCGAAAAGACTCCGCAGAGGTTCTCTATGAGTTCCTATCACACGGATATCAATTTTAAATACGGCACGGCGTTAACCGCCATATCTGATGCCCCCTGCATTTTGTAACGAAAATACCCCGCCGCAGCAATCATGGC from Candidatus Zixiibacteriota bacterium includes these protein-coding regions:
- the gmd gene encoding GDP-mannose 4,6-dehydratase gives rise to the protein MRALITGITGQDGSYLAELLLEKGYDVYGMVRRASTETFGRIEHIRHKIKLMQADLLDQLSIINIIEEIKPDEIYNLAAQSFVPTSWNQPVLTGEFDALGVTKILEAIRFLDRKIRFYQASSSEMFGKVRQVPQTEETPFYPRSPYGVAKVYGHFITINYRESYNIHASSGILFNHESPRRGLEFVTRKITDGVARIKLGLTDKLYLGNLDAERDWGFAGDYVMAMWLMLQQEKPGTYVIATGKSHSVKQFVETAFAHVNLDWHDYVKTDPKLVRPAEVDHLMGDASLAKKELKWEPTVDFRGLVQMMVDADLERLREKKK